A DNA window from Pseudomonadota bacterium contains the following coding sequences:
- a CDS encoding ParB/RepB/Spo0J family partition protein, with protein sequence MATKKTVENPEFLYLSLGDIIIEEQIRSSIDTESESFKALMESIEDRGVLEPVLVTPKDGKYLLLCGERRYLAAQKLGLPTIPARILDAITQKDEILAFQLTENLQREDLNPIDQAKGILSFVQAKLPDKNYDVDGVMNDLVSYKRRPEDLSDKIAPTVGAIVEITGKSINTLFNGLSLLKLPDEIQAAIRQGNLPVSQGYLFAANLDCPGTSAGEEKATTGISMREEPNR encoded by the coding sequence ATGGCAACGAAGAAAACAGTTGAGAATCCGGAGTTTTTATATCTATCCTTAGGGGATATCATTATTGAAGAACAGATCAGGTCAAGCATCGACACGGAGAGTGAATCCTTCAAGGCCCTTATGGAGTCCATTGAAGACCGGGGTGTCCTGGAGCCTGTTCTTGTAACGCCGAAAGACGGCAAATATCTACTCCTCTGCGGAGAGAGACGTTATCTTGCCGCCCAGAAGCTGGGGCTTCCGACAATACCGGCACGCATACTTGATGCGATCACTCAGAAGGATGAAATACTTGCCTTCCAACTGACAGAGAACCTTCAGAGGGAAGACTTGAATCCTATCGATCAAGCCAAAGGAATACTCTCTTTTGTACAAGCGAAACTCCCTGATAAAAACTATGATGTGGATGGGGTGATGAACGACTTGGTAAGTTACAAACGAAGACCTGAGGATCTGTCTGATAAAATTGCCCCAACAGTTGGGGCAATTGTTGAAATCACCGGAAAGTCAATAAATACGCTGTTTAACGGGCTTTCACTTCTAAAACTTCCTGATGAGATTCAGGCTGCTATCCGGCAAGGAAATCTCCCCGTTTCCCAGGGATATCTCTTCGCTGCAAACCTCGATTGCCCCGGAACCTCCGCCGGAGAAGAAAAAGCCACCACAGGTATAAGCATGCGAGAAGAACCGAACCGGTGA
- a CDS encoding bifunctional acetate--CoA ligase family protein/GNAT family N-acetyltransferase — translation MGDIKKMFNPDAVALIGATDETGTVGRATLENLLLSEKRKIFPVNPNRKTVLGRECFPDIGSVPEHVDLAVITTPAKTVPGVVEECGKAGVNGIIIISAGFKEIGEEGKRLEAQIMEIRNRYGMRIIGPNCIGVIRPNIGLNTSFLRANPEAGKIAFISQSGALGSAIFDWAIDAHIGFSMFASLGSMIDVDFGDLIDYLGDDYQTRSIILYMEGVGNAKKFMSAARGFARSKPIIIVKPGRFTESARAAHSHTGAMAGDDDVYSAAFKRVGVIRVKEFADLFNAAEVLDSKYLPKGPRLAIITNAGGFGVMATDTLISMGGELAKISDASIAALDNCLPPFWSKGNPVDVLGDADDKRYVDAIRVCLGDREIDGILVIYSPQATTSSENVAGKISEIVKGSSKPVVTAWIGGKNVQKGREVFYQNSIPTYDTAEDAVKTYINMYRYSRNLALLYETPSELPLEDAPPKYHLKALIKRVAKEGRMLLTEEESKDFLSIYRIPVATPYLCRDVDDAVSTAKRIEYPVVLKIVSPDIIHKSDVGGVVVGIKTEEQLRYEYSHMLKNVKEKAPHAAIIGMTLQRMIEGIDYEVILGTKKDKDFGSIILFGMGGIGTEIFKDISIGIPPLNQTLARRLMEETQVYKMLQGYRGKKPADLMQLEQIIVNFANLVVDFPEIAEMDINPIAIAGGKAYAIDARIIIDKECIEHASQYPHLVITPYPVRYIMNWKMPDGTEVMLRPIKPEDEPLELEMLSTLSQESLRVRFFSIVKDISHEMLVRFCNIDYDREMAIVAELKDGNEKRIIGIGRLIIESGTKSCEYAVLVHDQYQGKGLGYKLVDLLIGIAQDKGLDEIYGTVLSENDKMLRVSKKLGFKLSRLPEGLTEARLALR, via the coding sequence ATGGGTGATATTAAAAAGATGTTTAATCCCGATGCAGTTGCACTTATCGGTGCGACCGATGAGACCGGAACAGTCGGAAGGGCAACATTAGAGAACCTCCTCCTCTCTGAAAAGAGGAAGATATTCCCTGTTAATCCGAATCGAAAAACGGTCTTAGGTCGTGAATGTTTTCCTGATATTGGAAGCGTCCCTGAGCATGTTGATCTTGCCGTTATAACAACACCTGCAAAGACAGTGCCCGGAGTTGTTGAGGAATGCGGCAAAGCGGGGGTAAATGGCATAATAATAATTTCAGCCGGGTTCAAAGAGATTGGAGAAGAAGGGAAAAGACTGGAAGCGCAAATTATGGAGATCAGGAACAGATACGGCATGAGGATTATCGGCCCCAATTGTATCGGCGTAATCAGGCCTAATATAGGGCTCAACACATCATTCCTCAGGGCAAACCCTGAAGCCGGGAAAATTGCCTTTATCTCCCAGAGCGGAGCCCTGGGCTCTGCCATTTTCGACTGGGCAATAGACGCACATATCGGTTTCAGCATGTTCGCCTCTCTGGGATCCATGATTGATGTGGATTTCGGTGATCTAATTGACTATCTCGGCGATGACTATCAGACAAGGAGCATTATCCTTTACATGGAAGGCGTGGGAAATGCAAAAAAATTCATGAGCGCTGCACGGGGATTCGCACGGAGTAAACCCATTATAATTGTTAAACCTGGCAGATTTACAGAAAGCGCAAGGGCTGCCCACTCCCATACAGGCGCTATGGCGGGAGACGATGATGTATATAGCGCCGCTTTCAAGCGGGTTGGAGTTATAAGGGTAAAAGAGTTTGCAGACCTTTTCAACGCAGCAGAAGTTCTCGATTCCAAGTACCTGCCCAAAGGTCCCCGTCTTGCAATTATTACCAATGCAGGCGGCTTTGGAGTAATGGCAACGGACACCTTAATCAGCATGGGCGGCGAGCTTGCAAAAATCTCTGATGCAAGCATAGCAGCTCTTGATAACTGCCTTCCGCCGTTCTGGAGCAAAGGGAACCCTGTCGATGTGCTGGGGGATGCCGATGACAAGAGGTATGTTGATGCAATCAGGGTATGTCTTGGTGACCGCGAAATAGACGGCATATTAGTTATCTACAGTCCACAGGCAACAACCAGTTCGGAAAATGTTGCCGGCAAAATCAGCGAAATCGTAAAAGGTTCATCAAAGCCTGTAGTTACCGCATGGATCGGTGGCAAAAACGTTCAGAAAGGAAGGGAGGTCTTCTACCAGAACAGCATCCCCACTTATGATACCGCTGAAGATGCGGTAAAGACGTATATCAATATGTATAGATATTCAAGGAACCTCGCCCTCCTCTACGAAACCCCTTCGGAACTGCCCCTCGAAGACGCACCCCCAAAATATCACCTGAAAGCATTAATCAAGCGGGTTGCTAAAGAAGGACGAATGCTTCTCACCGAAGAAGAATCAAAGGATTTTCTCAGCATCTACCGCATACCCGTTGCAACGCCCTATCTGTGCCGTGACGTGGATGATGCGGTGAGCACTGCAAAAAGAATTGAGTATCCTGTGGTTTTGAAAATTGTATCTCCGGATATTATCCATAAAAGCGATGTTGGCGGTGTTGTTGTGGGGATCAAGACTGAGGAGCAATTGAGATATGAATATTCGCACATGCTGAAGAACGTAAAAGAAAAGGCCCCTCATGCAGCAATCATCGGCATGACCCTCCAGAGAATGATTGAGGGCATCGATTATGAAGTTATCCTGGGTACAAAAAAGGATAAGGATTTCGGCTCGATCATTCTCTTTGGCATGGGTGGAATCGGTACGGAGATTTTTAAGGACATCTCTATCGGTATCCCCCCTTTAAACCAGACATTGGCAAGAAGACTCATGGAAGAAACGCAGGTTTACAAAATGCTCCAGGGGTACAGGGGGAAAAAGCCTGCTGATTTGATGCAGCTTGAACAAATAATTGTAAATTTTGCCAACCTCGTTGTCGATTTTCCTGAGATTGCAGAGATGGATATAAACCCCATCGCCATAGCCGGCGGCAAGGCTTATGCAATTGATGCACGGATAATTATTGATAAAGAATGTATAGAGCATGCATCTCAATACCCGCACCTTGTGATTACGCCTTATCCTGTACGATATATTATGAACTGGAAGATGCCGGACGGCACAGAAGTAATGCTTCGGCCTATTAAGCCGGAAGATGAGCCTCTGGAGCTTGAGATGCTCTCCACCCTTTCTCAGGAGTCATTAAGGGTACGGTTTTTCTCCATAGTTAAGGACATCTCCCATGAAATGCTGGTCCGGTTCTGCAATATTGACTATGATAGGGAAATGGCGATCGTGGCTGAGTTAAAGGATGGCAACGAAAAGAGAATAATAGGCATAGGAAGACTGATAATTGAGTCCGGTACAAAAAGCTGTGAATATGCGGTGCTTGTTCATGATCAATATCAGGGTAAAGGGTTGGGGTATAAACTGGTTGACCTTCTCATAGGGATAGCCCAGGACAAAGGGTTGGATGAAATTTACGGGACAGTGCTCTCGGAAAATGATAAGATGCTTCGCGTTTCGAAAAAATTAGGATTTAAATTGAGCCGCCTGCCTGAAGGATTGACAGAGGCAAGATTGGCGCTGAGGTAA
- the ligA gene encoding NAD-dependent DNA ligase LigA, which yields MDKDKAHSRIDELRREIDYHNHRYYVLDDPVVSDAEYDRLMRELMELEGNYPEFLSLNSPTQRVGAQPLIEFSTIKHTLPMLSLQNAMSADELTDFDKRVKKLLNVTDVEYVMEVKIDGLAVELVYKNGEFILGSTRGDGYTGEDITQNLRTIKAIPMKIIGTANITVLELLEVRGEIYIGRKEFEELNKRRELSGEPLFANPRNAGSGSVRQLDPKITAARKLNIFCYAMGEVRGVNFETHFQFLDYLKKCGFRVNPYAKLCRNIEELFEHYNYIHDMRDQIPYEIDGTVIKVNRLDYQNILGAVSRSPRWAIAYKFEAHEETTIIKRIDVQVGRTGALTPVAILEPVMVSGVEVSRATLHNEDEIKRKDIMIGDTVIISRAGDVIPEVLRVLKEKRTGTEKPFEMPEKCPVCSEEVVRPPGEAIRRCININCPAQIKGSIEHFASKRAMDIDGLGEKLVEQMVDKGVIRDVSDLYYLTKDTLASLDHMADKSAQNIVDAVNAAKKRSFARFIYALGIRNVGEHISGLLAERFKNIEELMEATEERLINIPEIGPEASSSITAFFGDGKNRETIKRILDANVEVEYEPVSKKTLEGFTFVFTGSMKSMSRDEARKKAESLGAKTAPSVSRKVTHVVAGEEAGSKLDKARELGLTVLDEEEFLGMIRESS from the coding sequence ATGGATAAAGACAAAGCACACTCACGGATAGATGAACTCAGGAGAGAAATAGACTATCACAACCACCGGTACTATGTGCTGGATGATCCAGTAGTTTCAGACGCTGAATATGACAGACTGATGCGCGAATTGATGGAATTAGAGGGGAACTATCCCGAATTTCTCAGCCTCAACTCGCCAACTCAGAGGGTCGGGGCACAACCTCTGATAGAGTTTTCAACAATAAAGCATACATTACCAATGTTAAGCCTTCAAAATGCAATGTCTGCCGATGAATTGACAGACTTTGATAAACGGGTCAAAAAGCTGCTGAATGTGACTGATGTGGAATATGTAATGGAGGTGAAGATAGACGGCCTCGCCGTTGAACTGGTCTATAAAAATGGTGAATTCATACTGGGTTCAACAAGGGGCGATGGTTACACAGGCGAAGATATAACGCAAAACCTCAGGACGATTAAGGCAATACCCATGAAAATCATCGGCACCGCAAACATTACAGTCCTGGAGCTTCTTGAAGTAAGGGGCGAAATATATATCGGGAGGAAAGAATTTGAGGAATTGAATAAGCGGCGCGAGCTATCCGGAGAACCGCTCTTTGCAAACCCCCGAAATGCCGGAAGCGGCTCAGTGAGACAACTTGATCCGAAAATCACAGCGGCCCGAAAATTGAATATCTTCTGCTATGCAATGGGCGAGGTCAGAGGGGTAAATTTTGAAACTCACTTTCAATTCCTTGATTATCTGAAGAAATGCGGGTTCAGGGTAAATCCGTATGCAAAGCTATGCAGGAATATTGAAGAGCTTTTCGAACACTACAATTATATACATGATATGAGGGATCAGATTCCTTATGAGATTGACGGAACGGTTATTAAGGTAAACAGACTCGATTACCAGAACATCCTGGGCGCTGTTTCCAGGTCTCCACGGTGGGCAATCGCCTATAAATTCGAAGCCCATGAAGAAACGACAATAATTAAGCGAATCGATGTTCAGGTGGGCAGAACCGGTGCACTCACGCCGGTTGCCATACTTGAGCCTGTTATGGTGAGCGGGGTCGAGGTGTCAAGGGCAACCCTACATAATGAGGATGAGATAAAACGAAAAGACATTATGATAGGCGACACTGTCATCATATCACGGGCCGGAGATGTAATCCCCGAAGTGCTGAGGGTTTTGAAGGAAAAGAGGACAGGAACCGAGAAGCCTTTCGAGATGCCCGAGAAATGCCCCGTCTGCAGCGAGGAGGTTGTTCGTCCGCCTGGCGAAGCTATAAGACGTTGCATCAACATCAACTGCCCTGCCCAGATAAAAGGCAGCATTGAGCACTTTGCCTCCAAGCGGGCCATGGACATCGACGGCCTTGGAGAAAAACTTGTGGAACAGATGGTTGACAAAGGTGTTATCAGGGATGTTTCCGATCTCTATTATCTAACAAAGGATACACTGGCAAGTCTTGACCACATGGCCGACAAATCTGCTCAAAACATTGTCGATGCCGTTAATGCCGCAAAGAAGCGGTCTTTTGCGAGGTTTATCTATGCCCTGGGGATACGGAATGTGGGTGAGCATATTTCCGGCCTCCTTGCAGAACGATTTAAGAATATTGAAGAATTAATGGAAGCAACGGAAGAACGACTCATCAATATTCCCGAAATAGGTCCTGAAGCATCAAGTAGCATAACCGCTTTTTTCGGGGATGGAAAAAACAGAGAAACAATCAAGAGAATCCTCGATGCAAATGTAGAGGTAGAATACGAGCCGGTCAGCAAAAAAACCTTAGAGGGGTTTACATTCGTTTTTACGGGCTCCATGAAGAGCATGTCCAGAGATGAGGCAAGAAAAAAGGCGGAATCCCTCGGCGCAAAAACCGCCCCCTCTGTCAGCAGGAAGGTCACACATGTGGTGGCCGGAGAAGAAGCGGGTTCAAAGCTGGACAAGGCAAGGGAATTGGGTCTCACGGTCCTGGACGAGGAAGAATTCCTCGGGATGATAAGGGAAAGTTCATAG
- a CDS encoding MTAP family purine nucleoside phosphorylase — MNGIIGGTSLLGSSVFAGWDEKKIATPYGDTYVKISNNNVFIQRHGSPPVPPHKINYRANIWALKYLNVQKVISVNSVGSLKMKIPPGTFVIPRDFISLWIAASFYDKEMKFIIPEMDAGLFKYVCSLARKLKMKAKSGGIYIQTIGPRLETKAEIRLLKRHGDVVGMTMPSEATLCMEYEIPYASICSVDNYCNGILKEPLTMKEIGKSWKKNMKAIEIFISTLLERNFA, encoded by the coding sequence ATGAATGGCATTATCGGCGGCACATCGCTCCTCGGTTCATCCGTTTTCGCCGGGTGGGATGAAAAAAAGATAGCAACACCCTATGGCGACACATATGTAAAGATAAGCAACAACAACGTCTTTATTCAAAGACACGGCTCTCCGCCCGTACCTCCCCATAAAATTAATTACAGGGCAAACATCTGGGCGCTTAAATACCTGAATGTTCAAAAAGTCATATCTGTTAACTCTGTGGGAAGCCTCAAGATGAAAATACCGCCGGGGACTTTCGTTATTCCCCGTGATTTTATATCTCTCTGGATTGCAGCTTCATTTTATGACAAGGAAATGAAGTTCATTATACCCGAGATGGATGCCGGACTCTTCAAGTACGTCTGTAGTCTTGCCAGAAAACTTAAAATGAAAGCGAAGTCCGGCGGTATATACATCCAGACGATCGGCCCGAGACTGGAAACAAAAGCGGAAATAAGACTGCTTAAACGGCACGGGGATGTTGTCGGTATGACAATGCCATCAGAGGCCACCCTGTGCATGGAATACGAGATTCCTTATGCCAGTATATGTTCTGTTGACAATTACTGTAACGGAATTCTGAAAGAACCCCTTACCATGAAAGAGATAGGAAAAAGCTGGAAAAAAAACATGAAGGCCATTGAAATATTCATCTCAACGCTGCTTGAAAGGAATTTTGCATGA